The genomic DNA AACTCAACTTAATTAGGTTAATCAAatccaattttatatatatatatatatatatattggcctaatgtaattttattaatttactaaggtttattgaattaattgttttgtgttggTTCAAATTAACTTATGttttaatcattagtatatgccagctgagcaagtgtaaggacagtggAACTGTTACACTGTCagtttgatagcaactgcttatagagctaagcagcatTCAAATCAAACATCATTTGAAAATGTAAGTTCATCCTCAACCAAAGCACAAGCACCAGTCTTGACCACAATGGTAACCCTGCAAACTccagccaaacaaacactacttttaaaaaatgataaaacaaacagtaaacatgaacaaaactcaTCCTGTTcttatcttgctcaaaaatgcataaaataacatttagcttcaacatttgttcacaccaTCAAATcccctgcaaagcatgctgggaaatcgaAATCCGATAGCCAGTTTCAACAAAAATATTCATGTAGGCCTTACtaaaatggattaagtaaatttaaatgttacaaatgcaattgaatttaatgtaatgaatttaagttaagttaaaatgttctagaatattttgttattttttttattttatttttttagtgcagATGTGTTCAGTTCCAAGAACTGGCATAACACTTTGCAAGAGTTATCACTCTTATTTTTCTAGGGTGTTTTCCAAcattgtttttctcaacaattaTTGACTATAAAACAGCTTATTTACAGCATACCTCATTTAAATGTAAAACGAATGGAAAATAAACGCTTTATTTTGAAGTAAGCTATCATTAAGTAGTGTCTGTGTCTCAACTGCACTATCTGGCCATATGACTCTCTTACAAGAGCATAGCAATCATAACAAGAATAATTGTGATATCACAACCACACAACAATTGTTGAAGCTTCAGGGTCAGAATTGCTTGTTTTTCTGCCCTTTGCGTGTCTACTTGTTCTGTTCCAcccgtgtgaaattaaaataatttaaactcacctAAGTGTCTTGAGGGAACGGAAGAGGTCAAAGGTTCGGTGCAGTTTGTGTGTAACAGCATCCCAGGTGAGACATGACCCACAGTTGCCCTATCCCTGTGCCATTGCGTTCGCTGGGATGTTAGTATGCAACAACAAcacagtacaggtgcatctcaataaattagaatgtcgtggaaaagttcatttatttcagtaattcaactcaaattgtgaaactcgtgaattaaataaattcagtgcacacagactgaagtagtttaagtctttggttcttttaattgtgatgatttttgctcatttttaacaaaaacccaccaattcactatctcaaaaaattagaatatggtgaaatgccaatcagctaatcaactcaaaacacctgcaaagatttcctgagccttcaaaatggtctctcagtttggttcactaggctacacaatcatggggaagactgctgatctgacagttgtccagaagacaatcattgacaccctttcacaaggagggtaagccacaaacattgattgccaaagaagctggctgttcacagagtgctgtatccaagcatgttaacagaaagttgagtggaaggaaaaagtgtggaagaaaaagatgcacaaccaaccgagagaaccgcagccttatgaggattgtcaagcaaaatcgattcaagaatttgggtgaacttcacaaggaatggactgaggctggggtcaaggcatcaagagccaccacacacagacgtgtcaaggaatttggcgacagttgtcgtattcctcttgttaagccactcctgaaccacagacaacgtcagaggcgtcttacctgggctaaggagaagaagaactggactgttgcccagtggtccaaagtcctcttttcagatgagagcaagttttgtatttcatttggaaaccaaggtcctagagtctggaggaagggtggagaagctcatagcccaagttgcttgaagttcagtgttaagtttccacagtctgtgatgatttggggtgcaatgtcatctgctggtgttggtccattgtgttttttgaaaaccaaagtcactgcacccgtttaccaagaaattttggaagtcacttcatgcttccttctgctgaccagttttttaaagatgctgatttcattttccagcaggatttggcacctgcccacactgccaaaagcaccaaaagttggttaaatgaccatggtgttggtgtgcttgactggccagcaaactcaccagataatctatggggtattgtcaagaggaaaatgagaaacaagagaccaaaaaatgcagatgagctgaaggccactgtcaaagaaacctgggcttccataccacctcggcagtgccacaaactgatcacctccatgccacgccaaattgaggcagtaattaaagcaaaaggagcccctaccaagtattgagtacatatacagtaaatgaacatactttccagaaggccaacaattcactaaaaatgttttttttattggtcttatgatgtattctaattttttgagatagtgaattggtgggtttttgttaaatgtgagccaaaatcatcacaattaaaagaaccaaagacttaaactacttcagtctgtgtgcactgaatttatttaatacacgagtttcacaatttgagttgaattactgaaataaatgaacttttccacgacattctaatttattgagatgcacctgtatatccaccAACACTCCAGAGGCTCAGATTACTATCTGAGGCACAAAACTGTGCTACTCAGAATGCAGATACTATATTCTTTTAGGCAAGATCATTGCAGGAAAACAGATGTTAGAAAAATactgtattgttattattattaatactattcgtttttgttataatttttgtTATCATGATTcacactgaattattattattattattatttgtataatttttctGGTTTGCATTTTTTGGTGGTCTTCAGTTTGATTGTTTATACTCTTTGTGCACGCTGAGGCGTCACAACATTTTCTAGAGTTTATCGCTGGTTAATCATGGGATGTATGTTGATAGATTTGTTCCGGGGTGCATAAGGGCTGACCTTTGAATGATTTTATTGTCTGATGAAGAGCCGTGGGCTCGAAACATCACTTTAGGTGAGAacattaaaatctttttttctaaTTTTGGAGCTGTGGTGTGCcgacttttctctctttttctgatACTAATTTAGTCGGGCACCCACACGGAGCTTTTTTGCCGTTGGATGTgcgtgcttttttctttttttctgaggaAAACATGTTGACATGTTTGTCTGGAACATATACATCACATTACAAACattcatacaaaaaaattaattcacacttttttgttcttgttctgggaacctgtttgaaaacaatcattatcatAGTGATTCTATTTGTTAACTATTGtattgcagaaattacacacggtacctttaaaaaaaaagagtacattACTTTTGCCTCCTACAAAATCAGAGAAAAGGGCtcagtgaaatatatatatatatatatcttctcgCAACTCACTCATTTAAGGGTAATTGACCAACTTGTTGTGGTATATTTGACCTCTTGCACCACTTTTGAGATTAGTAAACAGTGTTTAGGGTGGAGGCAGCAcccgtgtgtgtttgtgaggcaACATCCTTTTATGATGGTGTGAAAGTAGCTAATGTTACTTTCTAAATCCTCTTTCTTATAGTTGGAGTGTGGCAAACGTCTTGCATTCCCACACCCCTAGTGGATTACCTCAAATAACTAGACCATTCTGTCTTGTGAGTACACAAGCCTCTATCATATGAGATAGCTGTGTATTTTCATGGGAATAAATGGGCGTTTGTACTAGATTGCACTACTTACTGTACATTAGAAGAGAGAGAAATTACATTTGCTAAACTAAATTTTGTAGTCTCAAACTCAtaagtttttctttcttctgcagaacacaaacaaagatttttataagaatatctcagctgtttttgtctatacaatgtaagtcaatgggttCCAAAACATACAAACTCTGAAATAGTGAAAATTTAGTTACAATTTGGTGTGTTTCCCACCCAAAACTGTTtgcatcactttagaagacatggattaaaccacttgagtcggaccccattgacttgcactgcATGGACAAAaacaactgaaatattcttcaaaaaatctttgttattgttccgtagaagaaagaaagtcttacgagTCTGAGGTGGCATAagtgtgagttaatgatgagagaattataattttggggtgaactattccttaagctCAAGGCCAACAGACCAAGGCAGATACCGAGATATAATACCCAAAACAattcaaaatatgtttaaaagattcaataaattatatattatactcacacaaacatacaagtCATACACAATGTCACTTCTTCAAAAAGGACCTGAAATTGTGGTTAATACAGAGGAATTTTGTACATGTCTGTGGTTATGACTTAGATACAAGCCTAGGTAAAGTATGGGTCATATGTTTGTTGGCCTTATCTGTCAGAGGTAACTTTAACTTACGATTCTTGACCACACATGCACTGCACTGAACGGAAAGTAGAAAGTTGTCATTTTTCAAATGCATCCTGTATATAGTCTATTCATTGCACTTCAGACGTCAGTCTCTATGATATAATTCAATGGAAACTTTACAATTGATTTTTAATTGCGTTATTTGGGAGCTAAATGCCATTGTGTCAGTGCATTCCATAAAAGTAGTAAACATTTTGGGCTCATTATGACTGTCTATTTATACTATGTCAACTTTCTTctaaagaacaacaacaacaacaatcctTCCCAAAGCAAACATTTTCTCATTTGATGATGTCGCTACAGGATGCACCTGGGAGCAGAAGGGTAGCTGTTTGGGTAAAGTACGAATGAGGTAACAACATTTACACGGCAGATCACACTCAACAATTTTACACAACAGGGTCTTGGACCTGAGGTTTAGGAAATAATGTCACTCATTGAAAAATGGCACAAACAGTCCTCCGTGAGCCTGTACTTACATGGGAGCACAATCATGTAGTATAAATAAAATTCTCAGTGCACTGGAACTATGAGCTTGCATGCAAACTCAGCCACACTTCACCAGGCCTTGACATAGAAAGCCGCCCACCACACCAAACTGAAACAGATGTCTGAGCATTGCATAACAGCAGAGATCTTGCAGCTGTTTTGGGCAGGCAGAAATCACCAGCGAATCCAGTCTGAACATTCTACTCTGTCCATGGTTGTTTACTCCAGCCGAAAAATAATACATTGAGTGAAGCCAAATTTTTTGTTGTATAcactatattgtatttttttatttgcggtgtaaaaaatataaacctgaagcttgcaaatctttattaaataacatttcagTGGAACTGGTTTGCCTTTTCTGTTTGGAATAATTTCATCATATTATGGCTTGTTTAGAAATGcagttttaagtgtttttttaccTTCATGCCTAGTAGAATTAAGTGGATTTTTAAATACATGGCATATTGGGCGAGGTTTACAATGGtaataaaatgtgaaattaaCCTCAAATCAGAGTTCATTTGGATTCCGATCTTTCCAGAAGTAATTTCCTTTTTATCTCCGCCCACCTGCAACATGATCCAGTGGACGCAACTCACGAGAACACTAAACTACATTTCTTTTTAATCTACTTTTTTACCTTATAGGAACCGCCATAGAAATAAACCGATATGGGCCCTATATGGAAGTCTTATGGCCAGGGAACTCTTAGAGGCTTGGGTTACACTGAGCgtgccagtgttttcagatttCCCTTCCAAAGAAAGATGGGGGTTACACATGCCAACTCTGTTTTCCTTCTGTAATTGGCCCCAAAGCCTTTTGGATTACTAAAGCACAGTAGCCATTATGAACTTagctacagtaaatatatatatatatatatatatatatatatatatatatatatatatatatgcttatcTATATTGTTAAATCTCAAATGAATACTTTTTATAAGTATTTTGACAGTTCAGTGAAATGTTTAAGCTCTTTATTCTAATGCATATAGTGCAGAGCTCGAAGTCAATGGCAGAAATGTATCTTTATATAAGTAGATGTGTAATTACATAAAGAATTCCATGTAATAAcagttcaaataaaatatttcctTGAATTGCATGTAGTAAattcttttaaagatatttttattgaattgaaTGCAGTAGAATTTGAGCACTGGTCAATATCCATCCGTCTCACTAAATGTAAATCATGAACTACTATggatgctaaaggggacaatactGGTCTTATTCGTTGTATCATAGGCCATATTAACTTCCATTCACTTTACAGCTGGTATCAAACATTTATCTAATTTTTACAACACTATTCTCGATCCTATATTAAAGCCATGAAGATTGTTTTGATATTATGGCCAGGTCACTTGAAGTTGGAATTTTTATAATGCTGTCCCTAGATATTTGATGAGAATCTGACGGTGACTCACTGTAACTTAAATTTTACAGAGGACATTCTCTAACAATCTGATCTGAAGGACCTCTAAGGTTGCAACAATCAAATACAAAAGAATGTCCTTGTTTTCCATGTACACAAAGAAAAAGATTAGGTAGTATTAGTGTAAACATAAGGTTTATTGCAATGTGCATTTTGCATCCATACATAGTTCAAAAACACCATGGACACAATGAAACAACAAAACCCATGTTTCAAAAAGACTGCAGTCAAAAAACTTTTCCCGTGAAAAGCTACACATGGTCCTGTTAGCTTGTGAGTATTAGGCAAGTCTTTGGTAGTTAGAAAACACAAAGTCCATCCAAAAACGTGACCCTCTTTATACAATTTTGTGCCCATTAGTTGGTTGGCATAGAAGgtctacaaaaaaaacaaaaaaaacatttccacagaacattctcagAAAAAACATCCACGCCTCTATTTCAGAACATTTCACTTACATCAGTTGCCAATTTACagaactttgcaaatgtatacagATTTTCATTTcaacaaaataaaatcattttacacATTGCCCATTTAGCTAAACAAGCTGATTTTGttctgtttaaaaatacaaacaagCAAAAGTCCCCATAAAAGCAGCAGGCCCCATCTGCGGAGATACAAGCAATGCTTTACAAATCATTTGACAGAAGTCCCTGCTGTGGAAGAGAGGACCACAAAGGTCCATCTCAAGAGTCCTTAACTGCAATAGCTAAGAATGTCTACAGCTCTAGGGATCATTGACATGGAGGGTATGAAAGTGAGCACAGTCACACAAGGCAGGGACCATACCTGACCCCATATAGCTTGTATCAGAGTTGAGAACTCCAGGTGGGCCCTTGTGAAACTGTGGGGGCATCTCTTGGGGATGTACTTTCCTTGGCTTGACTTGGACAGGCCGAAGATGCATTTCGGTGGAGGTCCAAAGCTTAACTCTCTGGGCCAGCTCCATCATGCAAAGCCCTCTCCTTCTCTTCATGAGAAGAGCCCAGGGAAAGCAAGGCTGGGCCCCCTCCAAGCAGGGGGCTGGTCAGTCCCGTTGTACAGTAACTTCGGACGTCTACTTCACTCTCTCTTGTCCACAGTCCAAAGAGATTGTCGGATATTACAGAACAGACTAGGCCACTGGTACATCACAATGCTTTCATTTTTCAGGTTTCATCGATACAGCCAGCTTCATCTTGAAGTTGCATATCTGGAGGTCCATTTCAGGTGAGAGCTGTGGCTCTGCCCGCCCCTTGGCAGAGCCACTTATACAGCAGATCCCATGCTGTTGTACTGGCGGTCGACATCCTCAGGGGATCCCAGGGGTTCCAGGGGGAGGCTGGACTCTGAGGGCAGCCGTGACTGAAACTTCTCCAGCTGCTCAGGGCTTGCCAGATTCTTCAGCAGGCTGTTCTCACGCTCCAACTGGTTGTTCTTTTCCGCCAGCTCCTTGATCTGCTCTTTCAAGATCTCTACTTCCTCCCTGACTGCATACATTAAGTGATTCTTTACGAGATcctagaacagaaaaaaaaagggaTTTGAGTTTCCATGAACACACCATAACATATACTATAGACTATTAAATTCCCTACTAAACCAATGCAACTTATGTTTACATgtcaaattaatgcaattaattcaatAGAATGACAATGAGAGCTGAAATTGaatttaaaacaaactttttattaaaagggtgcatttgtgttttgcatGTTGACCTTGGACTTTTACTACAGGTGTGACAACAAAGCACATGCAATGAAAGTAGGTGCAGCAGCTCTAGAGAGTGCCACAGGTCTGGTTACAACCTACACACAGAAACTAAATACTTTCCACTGCACTTCTAACAACACCCCAGGCTAATTctggtataatatatatatatatatatatatatatatatatatatatatatatatatatatatatattttttttttttttttaaataacattgtgCTTGTAAAATAAttgggtaaaactttacaataaggttctatttgttaatattGGTTAACAACAttagataacatgaactaacgatgaacaatatgttaacagcatttattaatctgttcaaatgttcattttaacaaatagtaatacatttatatatttttttaagttgtatgttaacataagtaaatgcactttgaactaacatgaacatacAATGtgcaattgtatttgtattaacattaacaaagactgataaatgctgtaaaatatatatatttttcattgttgataccaaatgcattaactaatgttcacaAATAGAACTTTATACCAATAATTGTTATGCATCTTACCATTGCTTGTTCGATCTTGTTGTCGATTGCCACAACGCTAGCGCCAGAGGCActgcaaaagacaaaaaaagacaaactatTAGAGAGCTGTTTAAGCACTACAGTAGTAAACAACATGTATCCTACAATGTTTGGCAAAGTGTATGTTGAATGCATGCGCTTTTGAAGAAGCAAACATGTATGCTTTAAAAGTTAAGTAAGATTTATGTAAAACCCATCCAATAATGCCATTAAATCCAGGGTACGTGTCGCCTACCTGTTGTCTAGTTTGACTGATACTACATCCCCTCCGAGGAAGGATGAGAAGAACGAGATGGAGAAATTGTGCAGCTGATACACCGCGACCTCCATTGGCGTTTTAAACATCTCCGTGCTCATATTGAGGACAAGACCCGTCTGAATAATACTTCTCGCCACGTTTGCGACTTGTTTTAACACGTTTTTAAAATCCTTGATTGTTTCGTTGCGATGCTCTGTTGCAGTGAATGCGCAGAGAATCCGGGCGCTATGACTGATCTACTAGTGGTTTCTGGAAGAAACTCTGTCGGCTAGTGATACTATTTCTGCCGCTGCCAGCGTTTTATAGGAGGCGCTGTGACGTCATCTGACGCAAGAATATATTATTCAAATGAGGCTTGGGGCATAGATTTCGCTGTGCCCTCTCACTGAACTCGCTCAAGAACACACAGCATGCTCCAAACACTGGAGCAGCAAGCTGCAGGACAAACCCCTAAAACACATCAA from Myxocyprinus asiaticus isolate MX2 ecotype Aquarium Trade chromosome 22, UBuf_Myxa_2, whole genome shotgun sequence includes the following:
- the LOC127413467 gene encoding TSC22 domain family protein 3-like isoform X2; translation: MSTEMFKTPMEVAVYQLHNFSISFFSSFLGGDVVSVKLDNSASGASVVAIDNKIEQAMDLVKNHLMYAVREEVEILKEQIKELAEKNNQLERENSLLKNLASPEQLEKFQSRLPSESSLPLEPLGSPEDVDRQYNSMGSAV